A window from Sphingobacterium hotanense encodes these proteins:
- a CDS encoding glyceraldehyde-3-phosphate dehydrogenase, translating to MVQSPTFENQIKSYKVKQNACVRLIQVVSDLWFNQSIELVLFRNQLIDRRVSFILNLHQKTKELAEKEISIEETLQIAEIIQSLELTPSRIDIGKLALEVRKQHVQLEDLEAFLSKELAPAHQHQTFEPRDVVLYGFGRIGRLLARELISKAAAGRQLRLRAIVTRDQLDEKTLEKRASLLRQDSIHGDFEGQVDTDVEKGALIVNGVPVYMISAKNPENIDYTQYDINNALVIDNTGAFRDQQELSRHLTSNGATQVLLTAPGKGVPNIVYGVNEYDADKKKDNIFSAASCTTNAISPVLAVLEKRIGIVKGHIETIHSYTNDQNLVDNFHKKSRRGRAAALNMVITETGAGSAVAKVLPVLAGKLTSNAIRVPVPNGSLAILNLELKSITTVEEINGLLKKAALEGDLVEQIQYANNAELVSSDIVGTTAASVVDAPATIVSADGKNVVIYVWYDNEYGYTHQVMRLARHIAGVRRYTYY from the coding sequence ATGGTACAATCTCCTACTTTTGAGAACCAAATCAAAAGTTACAAAGTCAAGCAAAACGCTTGCGTAAGGCTCATTCAAGTAGTAAGCGATTTATGGTTCAATCAATCCATTGAGCTGGTTCTATTCCGCAATCAACTGATTGATCGTCGCGTAAGTTTCATTCTCAATCTCCATCAAAAGACAAAAGAGTTGGCAGAGAAAGAAATCAGTATAGAGGAAACTCTTCAGATTGCTGAGATTATACAAAGCTTAGAACTAACGCCTTCTCGTATTGATATTGGTAAATTGGCATTAGAAGTGCGCAAGCAGCATGTTCAACTCGAAGATTTAGAGGCTTTCCTTTCCAAGGAACTAGCTCCCGCCCATCAACACCAAACCTTCGAACCAAGAGACGTTGTTCTTTATGGATTCGGCAGGATTGGCCGCTTGTTGGCGAGAGAATTGATCAGCAAAGCTGCCGCCGGTCGTCAATTACGTTTACGAGCCATTGTCACCAGAGATCAGTTGGATGAAAAAACACTAGAAAAAAGAGCTAGCTTATTACGTCAAGATTCTATCCACGGTGACTTTGAAGGCCAGGTAGATACCGATGTAGAAAAAGGTGCACTGATCGTCAATGGCGTACCTGTTTATATGATTTCTGCAAAAAACCCTGAAAATATTGATTATACACAATACGATATCAATAACGCCCTTGTAATCGACAATACGGGTGCTTTTAGAGATCAACAAGAACTTAGTCGTCATTTAACCTCCAATGGTGCTACGCAAGTCTTATTGACGGCTCCAGGCAAAGGCGTTCCAAATATCGTTTACGGCGTAAATGAATATGATGCAGATAAAAAGAAGGATAATATATTCTCTGCTGCATCCTGTACGACCAATGCAATTTCACCGGTTCTCGCAGTACTAGAGAAACGTATCGGAATTGTAAAAGGCCATATCGAAACCATCCACTCGTATACCAACGACCAGAACCTAGTCGACAACTTCCACAAAAAGTCTAGACGAGGACGTGCAGCGGCATTAAATATGGTTATCACAGAAACTGGCGCTGGAAGCGCAGTTGCGAAAGTATTACCGGTTCTAGCCGGAAAACTAACATCAAATGCTATCCGTGTTCCTGTTCCTAATGGCTCTCTAGCCATCTTAAATCTAGAGTTAAAGTCCATCACTACGGTAGAGGAGATAAACGGTCTGTTGAAAAAAGCAGCCTTAGAGGGCGATTTAGTAGAACAAATTCAATACGCCAACAACGCTGAGCTCGTATCATCTGATATCGTCGGCACCACTGCAGCATCCGTAGTTGATGCGCCAGCAACCATCGTATCAGCAGACGGCAAAAACGTCGTAATCTATGTATGGTATGACAACGAATACGGCTATACGCACCAAGTAATGCGCCTAGCAAGACATATAGCAGGCGTTAGAAGATATACTTATTATTAA
- the hemW gene encoding radical SAM family heme chaperone HemW, giving the protein MIYFHIPFCKQACYYCDFHFSTSMQYKDEMLQAMHKELSIRSNYLENKTINSIYFGGGTPSTLTADEIERLIGKVAENYEIAPDAEITLEANPDDLDRNKVNALRQTTINRFSIGIQSFYEEDLRWMNRAHNAEEAKSAIMRVQDAGFENITCDLIYGYPLLTDLKWKANMQQLIDFQIPHISSYSMTVEKKTALDHMIKKGRTAQINEEQSAEQMLMLISHLTENGYEQYEISNFAKPGKHAIHNSNYWKGKHYLGIGPSAHSFNGVSRSWNIANNALYTKQLFQNELALETEKLSLDDRFNEYVMTSLRTKWGVDFEYLKDNFDSDYVSYLKKEADIYLKQEDLFLKDEQYLVLTASGKLIADQIASDLFIVS; this is encoded by the coding sequence ATGATCTACTTCCATATTCCTTTTTGCAAGCAAGCTTGTTACTACTGCGATTTCCACTTTAGTACTTCCATGCAATACAAAGACGAAATGCTGCAGGCTATGCATAAGGAATTGAGCATACGTTCCAACTACCTCGAAAACAAAACCATCAACTCCATTTACTTCGGCGGAGGCACCCCTTCCACACTAACAGCCGACGAGATCGAACGCCTGATTGGAAAAGTTGCCGAAAACTACGAAATAGCACCCGATGCAGAAATCACCTTGGAGGCCAATCCTGACGACCTGGACAGAAACAAAGTCAATGCCTTAAGACAAACAACCATCAACCGCTTTTCCATTGGCATCCAATCCTTTTATGAAGAAGATTTGCGATGGATGAATAGAGCACACAATGCTGAAGAAGCGAAATCTGCGATCATGCGCGTACAGGACGCAGGCTTCGAAAACATCACTTGCGATTTGATCTATGGATATCCCCTATTGACCGATTTGAAATGGAAAGCCAACATGCAGCAGCTCATTGATTTTCAGATACCGCATATCTCCTCTTATTCTATGACCGTAGAAAAGAAAACAGCGCTCGACCATATGATAAAGAAAGGAAGAACGGCTCAGATTAACGAAGAGCAGAGTGCAGAGCAGATGCTTATGCTGATTTCCCACTTAACAGAAAACGGCTACGAGCAGTATGAGATTTCAAATTTCGCGAAGCCCGGCAAACATGCCATTCATAACAGCAATTATTGGAAGGGAAAACACTATCTCGGCATTGGCCCATCTGCGCATTCCTTCAACGGCGTATCGCGATCTTGGAATATCGCCAATAATGCATTGTACACCAAGCAGCTTTTCCAAAACGAATTGGCATTAGAAACCGAAAAGCTAAGCCTAGACGATCGATTTAATGAGTACGTCATGACGTCCCTGCGCACAAAATGGGGAGTGGATTTCGAATACCTCAAAGACAACTTTGATAGCGACTACGTCTCCTACCTTAAAAAAGAGGCCGATATTTATCTGAAACAGGAAGATTTATTCCTGAAAGACGAACAATATCTTGTTCTAACCGCCTCAGGAAAACTAATTGCAGATCAAATAGCTTCCGATTTATTTATAGTTTCTTAA
- the istA gene encoding IS21 family transposase: protein MKLDHVAGQEMFIDFAGKKLQIVDRDTGEVTNVEVFVAILPYSQYTYVQACMTQRRADLISCCRNALQFFQGVPRAIVSDNLKSAVNRASKYEAEINRTFKDFARHYNCVINPTRSYAAQDKALVENAVHLTYQRIYYPIRQMTFFSLDELNVHIRQLLKRSIQMLN from the coding sequence ATGAAGCTCGACCATGTTGCCGGGCAGGAAATGTTCATAGACTTTGCTGGAAAGAAGCTCCAGATCGTCGACCGTGATACTGGCGAAGTAACGAACGTTGAAGTATTTGTCGCTATTCTTCCCTATAGCCAATACACTTATGTTCAGGCATGTATGACACAAAGGCGGGCAGATCTTATATCCTGCTGCAGGAATGCCCTGCAGTTCTTTCAGGGTGTCCCCAGAGCCATCGTATCGGACAACCTGAAATCAGCGGTCAATAGGGCCAGCAAGTACGAAGCTGAGATCAACCGGACCTTCAAGGACTTTGCCCGCCATTACAACTGCGTGATCAATCCCACCCGGAGCTATGCCGCGCAGGACAAGGCCCTGGTGGAAAATGCGGTCCATCTGACCTATCAACGCATCTATTACCCGATACGGCAGATGACATTTTTTTCACTTGATGAGCTGAATGTTCATATCAGACAGCTCTTGAAGCGCTCAATTCAAATGTTGAATTAA
- a CDS encoding sigma factor-like helix-turn-helix DNA-binding protein: MANILDPMDLKQILTLHIDGLSNRRIAVILGISRNTVNTYIKLFSASDYPFTSLLELDNAALAELFSSYTTIDTDRHNELMLFFEGVNRARNHPGFTFLYHYQQYVEQSKDPYSSTSFWSITAVNIL, from the coding sequence ATGGCCAATATACTTGATCCAATGGACTTAAAACAGATCCTTACATTACATATTGATGGTTTGAGCAATCGTAGAATAGCCGTCATTTTGGGTATTTCACGCAATACCGTAAATACCTATATCAAACTGTTCTCTGCCAGTGATTACCCTTTCACGTCTCTTCTGGAGTTGGACAATGCCGCTTTAGCTGAATTATTTTCTTCCTATACTACGATCGATACCGACCGTCACAATGAACTGATGCTGTTTTTCGAGGGTGTAAACAGGGCGCGTAACCATCCCGGCTTTACCTTTCTGTACCACTATCAGCAATATGTCGAACAGAGCAAAGATCCATATAGCTCTACCAGTTTCTGGAGCATTACCGCCGTAAATATCCTATAG
- the istA gene encoding IS21 family transposase, producing MSQIKQLIRLHRENYPIKTIARHLSISKNTVKSYLKKVTDLNLSLERILELEDPVLERMLRSGNPAYRDERFEYLKERLPYFEKELSRIGVNRRLLWEEYLVAHPEGYSYAQFCFHLKQLLVSRRDGSMILDHEPGDKLFIDFSGKKLGYIDHETGEIILCEIFVACLPYSNYCFAMAVPSQRSPDFLYALDCCLQFLGGVPRAIVPDNLKSAVIRTDRYEPEINRSMEDLANHYDTVVVPARPARPRDKSAVENHVKIIYTQVFARLRNRQFFDLPSLNLAIGECIERLNQTRMQDRNYCRQERFLSNELSSLRPLPRDRFSMKYYTTLKVGTNGHVHLKRDRHSYSVPYVHIGKQALVVYTERLVHIYIENVQVALHSRSFVANKYSTHPEHLASKHQQYGTRSPDYYIKRALDIHSDFHLLVVRVFGQSDRYPEQLYRTCEGLFRLHRSYGETFFKACEIALRNDMLSYKFLQRILENGMVEQQQEGADNKQLPQHENIRGASYYS from the coding sequence ATGAGTCAGATCAAACAGTTAATACGATTGCACAGGGAGAATTATCCCATTAAAACAATAGCCCGTCATCTATCCATCAGCAAGAATACGGTAAAGTCCTATCTAAAGAAGGTAACGGACCTGAATCTATCTCTGGAAAGGATACTGGAGTTGGAAGATCCAGTTCTTGAGCGGATGCTCAGATCGGGGAACCCCGCCTATCGGGACGAGCGTTTCGAGTATCTAAAAGAAAGGCTTCCTTATTTTGAAAAAGAACTATCACGAATAGGTGTAAACCGGAGACTTTTGTGGGAAGAGTATTTAGTAGCTCATCCAGAGGGATATAGCTATGCCCAGTTCTGTTTCCATCTAAAGCAATTACTGGTCTCACGTCGCGATGGAAGCATGATACTGGACCACGAACCCGGTGACAAGCTTTTCATCGATTTCTCCGGCAAGAAGCTGGGTTACATCGACCATGAGACTGGTGAAATCATTTTATGCGAGATATTTGTTGCGTGCCTACCATATTCCAACTATTGTTTTGCCATGGCCGTTCCCAGTCAGCGATCCCCCGATTTTCTCTATGCACTGGACTGCTGCCTGCAGTTTCTTGGAGGGGTCCCCAGAGCGATTGTCCCGGACAACCTCAAGTCAGCCGTCATACGAACCGATCGGTATGAACCAGAGATCAACAGGTCCATGGAAGATCTGGCAAACCATTATGATACGGTCGTAGTGCCTGCAAGACCTGCCAGGCCCCGGGATAAAAGTGCCGTAGAGAACCATGTGAAGATCATCTATACCCAGGTATTTGCCCGGTTACGCAACAGGCAGTTCTTTGATCTCCCCTCACTCAACCTTGCTATCGGAGAGTGTATCGAGAGATTGAACCAGACCAGAATGCAGGACAGGAACTATTGCCGTCAGGAACGGTTTCTCAGCAACGAGCTGTCCAGTCTCAGACCACTTCCTCGGGACCGCTTTTCGATGAAATATTATACGACCCTCAAAGTGGGAACTAATGGACATGTACATCTCAAAAGGGACAGGCATTCCTATAGCGTTCCTTATGTCCATATTGGCAAACAGGCCCTAGTGGTCTATACTGAGCGTTTAGTCCACATCTATATTGAGAACGTACAGGTAGCCCTGCACAGCAGGAGTTTTGTTGCCAACAAATACTCGACGCATCCCGAACACCTTGCTTCCAAGCACCAGCAGTATGGCACCCGTTCGCCAGATTATTATATCAAGCGCGCTCTGGATATCCATTCGGACTTTCACTTACTGGTCGTTCGGGTCTTTGGACAAAGTGACCGATATCCGGAACAACTCTACAGAACGTGCGAAGGACTCTTTAGGCTGCACCGTAGCTATGGGGAAACATTCTTCAAAGCATGTGAAATTGCCTTAAGGAACGACATGCTGTCCTATAAGTTCCTACAAAGAATATTGGAAAACGGAATGGTGGAGCAACAGCAAGAGGGGGCGGATAACAAGCAATTGCCACAACATGAAAATATCAGGGGAGCATCCTATTACTCATAA
- the istB gene encoding IS21-like element helper ATPase IstB, which translates to MNVEQQLNTLRFHGMERQWKAMKETRQIGKLALEEGLTLLLQAESDSRFELRFERLKKNAAFRYQASIEEINMDPSRGIDKIQLMDLATGQYIERAEPIIIVGATGCGKSFMASALGLRACAQGKRVAYFSMQKLLLRTKMARLDGSIHKLLMKLSKVELLIMDDFGLVNLDQQQRIDLMEIIEDRHAKCSTIIASQLPVASWHAVIGDDTLSDAILDRIVHTSHRIELKGESLRKKK; encoded by the coding sequence ATGAATGTAGAACAACAATTGAACACGCTCCGCTTCCATGGAATGGAGCGTCAATGGAAAGCGATGAAAGAAACACGGCAGATCGGAAAACTGGCTCTGGAAGAAGGCCTTACCCTGTTGCTGCAGGCCGAATCTGACAGTCGCTTCGAACTGCGGTTCGAGAGGTTAAAGAAGAATGCAGCCTTCCGTTACCAGGCCTCTATTGAAGAGATCAATATGGATCCATCCAGGGGGATCGACAAGATCCAATTGATGGACTTGGCCACAGGCCAATATATCGAAAGGGCCGAGCCGATCATTATCGTTGGTGCAACAGGCTGCGGAAAATCTTTCATGGCGTCTGCTCTGGGGCTCAGGGCTTGTGCCCAAGGTAAGAGAGTCGCTTACTTCAGTATGCAAAAATTGCTTTTGAGAACAAAAATGGCCAGGTTGGATGGATCGATCCACAAGCTTCTTATGAAACTCTCCAAGGTAGAACTGCTTATAATGGATGACTTCGGCCTGGTAAACCTCGACCAACAGCAAAGGATTGACCTGATGGAAATCATAGAGGACAGACATGCCAAATGTTCAACAATCATTGCAAGCCAATTACCTGTGGCCAGTTGGCATGCTGTGATTGGGGATGATACATTATCGGATGCTATTCTGGATAGGATAGTTCACACATCCCACCGGATCGAACTTAAAGGTGAAAGTCTAAGAAAAAAGAAGTAA
- a CDS encoding MarR family winged helix-turn-helix transcriptional regulator has protein sequence MSEKIEFIFKSPDTSPGYLLGQLTLLWQRKLKKVLDPLDLTHTQFVLLTSIAWLTNKSENITQVEIANLNNFDRMMVSKVLRTLETKKLITRQEHATDTRAKIVKLTTNGKKILQTALTKVENADIEFFSSIDKNLSNLNSYMQTLIKTNKDE, from the coding sequence ATGTCTGAAAAAATTGAATTTATCTTTAAGAGTCCCGACACAAGTCCGGGGTATTTATTAGGACAACTAACATTACTTTGGCAACGCAAACTAAAAAAAGTGTTAGATCCCTTGGATTTAACACACACGCAGTTTGTTTTACTAACTTCCATTGCGTGGCTTACCAACAAAAGCGAAAACATTACGCAGGTAGAAATTGCTAATCTCAACAACTTTGACCGTATGATGGTATCAAAAGTATTACGGACTTTAGAAACCAAAAAACTGATTACAAGACAAGAACACGCCACCGACACAAGAGCAAAAATTGTAAAGCTGACAACAAACGGGAAAAAGATTTTGCAGACAGCACTTACGAAAGTAGAAAATGCAGACATTGAATTTTTTTCAAGCATTGACAAAAACCTTTCTAATCTGAATAGCTATATGCAAACACTTATCAAAACAAACAAAGACGAATAA
- a CDS encoding EVE domain-containing protein: protein MKDRPTKYWIIVASKDHVRTGVAEGIAQACHGKSSPLKRMQKGDFVIYYSGKLTFGKPEKCQEFTAIGIVKDNEVYPFQMTADFCPFRRNIEFYESEDVSILPLIDDLNFIQNKKSWGYPFRFGFFEIKQHDFNLISSKMLQKEYV, encoded by the coding sequence ATGAAAGATAGACCAACGAAATATTGGATTATCGTAGCATCTAAAGACCACGTAAGAACAGGCGTTGCAGAAGGAATTGCACAAGCCTGTCACGGGAAATCATCGCCTTTGAAAAGAATGCAAAAAGGCGATTTTGTGATTTACTATTCGGGAAAACTTACATTTGGAAAGCCTGAAAAGTGTCAGGAATTTACGGCAATCGGAATAGTAAAAGACAATGAAGTATATCCGTTTCAGATGACTGCGGATTTTTGTCCATTCAGAAGGAATATTGAATTTTATGAAAGCGAAGACGTGTCCATTCTTCCGCTGATTGACGACTTGAATTTTATTCAAAACAAAAAAAGTTGGGGTTATCCGTTTCGCTTTGGTTTCTTTGAAATAAAGCAACACGATTTTAATTTAATTTCATCTAAAATGTTACAAAAAGAATATGTCTGA
- a CDS encoding VOC family protein: MRRLEFASLQVRDLEASKDFYTNKLGFEPLEIGNPEAVVFKYNKGEASFAIRKPIGNIDGKELGIGTSLWFAIDGTIEKLKEQFEDRKIPILGGINQTPFGKTLMVKDLDGYVLTFMQRNN, encoded by the coding sequence ATGAGACGATTAGAATTTGCATCTCTTCAAGTGAGAGATTTGGAAGCCTCAAAAGACTTCTACACAAATAAATTAGGCTTTGAGCCTTTGGAAATCGGTAATCCCGAAGCTGTTGTTTTTAAATACAATAAAGGCGAAGCAAGTTTTGCTATCCGTAAACCAATTGGAAACATTGACGGAAAAGAGTTAGGAATTGGCACCTCTCTTTGGTTTGCTATTGACGGAACAATTGAAAAACTAAAAGAGCAGTTTGAAGATAGAAAAATTCCAATTTTGGGTGGTATCAACCAAACGCCTTTTGGCAAAACATTGATGGTAAAAGACCTTGACGGATACGTGTTGACTTTCATGCAACGAAATAATTAG
- a CDS encoding ATP-binding cassette domain-containing protein: METIKITGARQNNLKNISLEIPKNKITVFTGVSGSGKSSLVFETIGAEAQRQINETQNSFVRNRLMHFGVADVDKIEHLNVPVIINQKRLGGNARSTVGTATDIYASLRLLFSRMGKPFVGYSNVFSFNNPQGMCPICEGLGQKQTINITNLFDKNKSLNEGAILFPTFQPGGYRWIRYAYSGYFDNDKKLGEYSSKEWELLLYADEHKPKNPHKSWGKTMLYKGIIPRLTNDFLKKDSKEFNTRKNELQKILISEPCPACNGKRLNEKILSCKINGKNIADCSELPIDELLNFIKTLSSKAYETLLNELIKKLKNVVNIGLQYLTLDRVTNTLSGGESQRIKMVKHLGNSLENLLYIFDEPSIGLHPKDLENIAGIIQQIKDKSNTVLIVEHDPDLIKIAEHIVDMGPLSGKKGGEIVYEGSFEKLKNSAGKTGSYFLQKRTYNTSPRKSESYLTIKNAQLHNLKNITVNIPKKVLTVVTGVAGSGKSTLISKVLPIQFPDVKIIDQSIFAATSRSNLLTYLDISDFIRNLFAKENNVSNKIFSRNGEGACPNCKGLGIEKIDLAFMEDVEEPCEVCGGNGFNPDVLHYQYNSKNIAEVMELTVEESQIFFEENDFVHHFNLLVELGLGYLTLGQRLNSFSGGERQRLKLTKELNSVNNTFVLDEPSTGLHPADTEKLMVIINRLIDKGNTLIVIEHNLDIISKADWIIDIGIGAGKYGGNLIFEGFVADLLKNKKSETAKFLKKHLE, from the coding sequence ATGGAAACAATAAAAATAACAGGTGCAAGGCAAAATAATTTAAAAAATATTTCTCTTGAAATACCAAAAAATAAAATTACCGTTTTTACGGGTGTTTCTGGTTCGGGTAAATCTTCGCTAGTTTTTGAAACAATTGGTGCTGAAGCACAACGGCAGATTAATGAAACGCAAAACAGTTTTGTAAGGAACAGACTGATGCATTTTGGTGTGGCAGATGTTGATAAAATTGAGCATTTAAATGTTCCTGTAATAATCAATCAAAAAAGATTGGGTGGTAACGCAAGGTCAACAGTTGGTACTGCTACAGATATTTATGCCTCGCTACGTTTACTTTTTTCCAGAATGGGAAAGCCATTTGTCGGATATTCCAATGTGTTTTCTTTCAATAATCCCCAAGGAATGTGCCCTATTTGTGAAGGTTTGGGACAGAAACAAACGATTAATATAACCAACTTATTCGACAAAAATAAATCGCTGAATGAAGGAGCAATTTTATTTCCTACTTTTCAGCCGGGCGGTTACAGATGGATAAGGTATGCCTATTCCGGATATTTTGACAACGATAAAAAACTTGGAGAATATTCTTCTAAAGAATGGGAGCTTTTATTGTACGCAGACGAGCATAAACCAAAAAATCCTCATAAAAGCTGGGGAAAAACAATGCTTTACAAAGGAATTATTCCCAGACTAACCAATGATTTTTTAAAAAAGGATAGTAAAGAATTCAATACCCGCAAAAATGAACTTCAAAAGATATTAATTTCAGAGCCTTGCCCTGCCTGCAACGGAAAAAGGTTGAACGAAAAAATTTTATCCTGCAAAATTAATGGTAAAAACATTGCTGATTGTTCGGAACTGCCAATTGATGAATTGCTTAATTTTATAAAAACACTTTCTTCAAAAGCATATGAAACACTACTAAATGAGCTAATCAAAAAGCTTAAAAATGTGGTGAATATCGGGCTTCAATATTTAACGCTCGACAGAGTTACAAATACTTTATCAGGCGGTGAATCGCAACGCATAAAAATGGTGAAGCATTTGGGCAACAGTCTAGAAAATCTTTTATACATTTTTGATGAACCGAGCATCGGTTTACATCCAAAAGATTTAGAAAATATTGCAGGAATTATTCAGCAAATAAAAGACAAGAGCAATACCGTTTTAATTGTAGAACACGACCCCGACTTGATTAAAATTGCCGAACACATTGTAGATATGGGTCCATTGTCGGGCAAAAAAGGTGGGGAAATTGTATATGAAGGTAGTTTTGAAAAATTAAAAAATTCAGCTGGAAAAACAGGCAGTTATTTTTTGCAAAAAAGAACTTACAATACATCTCCACGTAAATCCGAAAGTTATTTAACCATTAAAAATGCACAATTACATAATCTAAAAAACATCACAGTAAATATTCCAAAAAAAGTATTGACGGTTGTTACAGGAGTAGCAGGTTCGGGCAAAAGCACATTAATCAGTAAAGTTTTGCCTATTCAATTTCCCGATGTGAAAATTATTGACCAATCAATTTTTGCGGCAACTTCAAGAAGCAACTTGCTTACTTATCTTGATATCTCCGATTTCATTCGTAATTTATTCGCCAAAGAAAACAACGTAAGCAACAAAATTTTCAGCCGAAACGGAGAAGGAGCTTGCCCTAATTGTAAAGGATTGGGTATCGAAAAAATTGATTTGGCTTTTATGGAAGATGTAGAAGAACCTTGCGAAGTTTGTGGCGGAAATGGTTTTAATCCAGATGTTCTGCATTATCAATATAATAGCAAAAACATTGCGGAAGTAATGGAATTAACGGTGGAAGAATCCCAAATTTTCTTTGAGGAAAATGATTTTGTCCATCATTTTAATTTATTGGTAGAACTGGGTTTGGGTTATTTGACTTTAGGACAACGCCTCAATAGTTTTTCAGGCGGGGAAAGGCAACGCTTAAAATTAACAAAGGAATTGAATAGTGTGAACAATACTTTTGTATTAGACGAACCAAGCACAGGTTTACATCCCGCCGATACAGAGAAGTTAATGGTAATTATAAATCGCCTTATTGACAAAGGCAATACGTTAATTGTAATAGAACATAATTTAGATATTATTTCAAAAGCCGACTGGATAATTGACATCGGGATTGGTGCAGGTAAATATGGCGGAAATTTAATTTTTGAAGGTTTCGTTGCAGACCTTTTAAAAAACAAAAAATCGGAAACCGCAAAGTTTTTAAAAAAGCATCTTGAATAG
- a CDS encoding DUF262 domain-containing protein gives MKVLERNSNNINIATFWENYQLGKYNFEPDYQRPSDVWSYSKKSFLIDTILKNFPMPPIFLHQHIDTETGKTIYDVIDGKQRLTTIISFIKNEVSIPDDFSNDTYGDEVLNGLFFKDFDEKGLSEWKKVFWKYELTIEYVDTDQIDIVNNIFDRLNRNGEPLTNQELRNAKYHNSNFYQLIERCSNIDFWQYPLSKLERNRLEHHEFISELLFVILENQLFASDRTEIIDDLFSKYAASNFENTEDVFNEFERITEIIQTFNLDLEKYRIFGVSHMYGLFGLAWHMYENGIQIPDIDTQLDSFYTDLREKNENPYATDYQISMNAGTKSRARRIRRINALLEYLGQNRIE, from the coding sequence ATGAAAGTATTAGAAAGAAATAGCAATAATATTAATATTGCCACCTTTTGGGAAAATTATCAATTAGGGAAATACAACTTTGAACCTGATTATCAAAGACCTTCAGATGTTTGGTCATACTCCAAGAAGTCTTTTTTAATCGATACCATTTTAAAGAATTTTCCAATGCCTCCCATTTTTTTACATCAGCATATTGATACTGAAACCGGGAAGACTATTTATGACGTAATCGATGGAAAGCAGCGCCTTACAACAATTATTTCATTTATAAAAAATGAAGTTAGTATACCAGATGATTTTAGTAATGACACCTATGGAGATGAAGTTCTAAATGGTTTGTTTTTTAAAGATTTCGATGAAAAAGGTCTCTCAGAATGGAAAAAAGTTTTTTGGAAATACGAACTAACAATTGAGTATGTTGATACAGACCAAATTGATATAGTTAATAATATATTTGATAGATTGAATCGCAATGGAGAGCCATTAACTAATCAAGAATTAAGGAACGCAAAATATCACAATTCTAACTTTTATCAACTGATAGAAAGGTGCTCAAATATTGATTTTTGGCAATATCCACTTTCTAAACTAGAGAGAAATAGGCTAGAGCACCACGAATTCATCTCTGAGCTTTTATTTGTGATTTTAGAAAATCAATTATTTGCGAGTGATAGGACTGAGATTATTGACGATTTATTTTCAAAATATGCAGCATCAAACTTTGAAAACACCGAAGATGTATTTAATGAGTTTGAACGAATAACAGAAATAATTCAAACCTTTAACCTTGACCTTGAGAAATATAGAATCTTCGGAGTTAGTCATATGTATGGTTTATTTGGTCTCGCTTGGCATATGTATGAAAATGGAATACAAATTCCTGATATAGACACACAACTAGACAGTTTCTATACTGACCTCAGAGAAAAAAATGAAAATCCTTACGCGACTGATTATCAAATATCAATGAATGCGGGAACAAAGAGTCGTGCTAGAAGAATCAGAAGAATTAATGCTTTATTAGAATATTTAGGACAAAATAGAATCGAATAA